A single genomic interval of Dromiciops gliroides isolate mDroGli1 chromosome 1, mDroGli1.pri, whole genome shotgun sequence harbors:
- the LOC122735912 gene encoding ras-related protein Rab-11B-like — MGTPDEEYDYLFKVVLIGDCGVGKSNLLSRFTQNEFSLESKSTIGVEFATRSIQVDRKTIKAQIWDTAVQEQYLAITSAYYQGAVGALLFYDIAKHLTYENMECCLKELSDHADNNIVIMLVGNKSDLHHFHAVPTDEAWAFAEKNSLSFIEMSASDSTNVEEVFKNILTEIYGIVSQK, encoded by the coding sequence ATGGGGACACCAGATGAGGAATACGACTACCTGTTCAAAGTTGTGCTGATTGGTGactgtggggtggggaagagcaaCCTTCTTTCACGATTCACTCAAAATGAATTCAGTTTGGAGAGCAAGAGTACCATTGGTGTGGAGTTTGCTACCAGAAGCATCCAGGTGGATAGGAAGACTATAAAAGCCCAGATCTGGGACACAGCTGTGCAGGAGCAGTACCTGGCAATCACATCAGCATACTACCAAGGGGCTGTGGGAGCCCTGTTGTTCTATGACATTGCCAAACACCTGACATATGAGAATATGGAATGTTGCCTGAAAGAACTCAGTGACCATGCTGACAACAACATTGTGATCATGCTGGTGGGAAACAAGAGTGACCTGCACCATTTCCATGCTGTGCCCACTGATGAGGCTTGGGCATTTGCAGAGAAAAACAGTTTGTCTTTTATTGAGATGTCAGCATCGGATTCAACCAATGTTGAAGAAGTCTTTAAGAACATTCTCACAGAGATTTATGGCATCGTATCCCAGAAGTAG